A stretch of Rhododendron vialii isolate Sample 1 chromosome 4a, ASM3025357v1 DNA encodes these proteins:
- the LOC131322036 gene encoding light-harvesting complex-like protein OHP1, chloroplastic isoform X2, with the protein MTTLLDISSSLLPTRSPTIHAHNHQPISHLHIPIRKGIKTSKKPLCFKVELPKVEPQFKAPFLGFTRTAEIWNSRACMIGLIGTFVVELIINKGILQLIGVDIGKGLDLPL; encoded by the exons ATGACTACTCTGTTAGACATTTCATCCTCTCTCCTCCCCACAAGATCTCCAACAATTCATGCTCACAATCACCAACCAATCTCACACTTGCATATTCCCATCCGAAAAGGAATAAAAACCTCCAAAAAGCCCCTATGTTTCAAG GTAGAATTGCCAAAAGTGGAGCCTCAGTTCAAAGCACCCTTTCTTGGGTTCACAAGGACTGCAGAAATATGGAATTCGAGGGCTTGTATGATTGGCCTCATTGGGACTTTCGTTGTGGAACTG ATCATAAACAAGGGAATACTTCAATTGATTGGAGTGGATATTGGGAAAGGTCTGGATCTTCCTCTATGA
- the LOC131322036 gene encoding light-harvesting complex-like protein OHP1, chloroplastic isoform X1 translates to MTTLLDISSSLLPTRSPTIHAHNHQPISHLHIPIRKGIKTSKKPLCFKVQAAKLPSGVELPKVEPQFKAPFLGFTRTAEIWNSRACMIGLIGTFVVELIINKGILQLIGVDIGKGLDLPL, encoded by the exons ATGACTACTCTGTTAGACATTTCATCCTCTCTCCTCCCCACAAGATCTCCAACAATTCATGCTCACAATCACCAACCAATCTCACACTTGCATATTCCCATCCGAAAAGGAATAAAAACCTCCAAAAAGCCCCTATGTTTCAAGGTCCAGGCTGCTAAGCTTCCTTCTGGG GTAGAATTGCCAAAAGTGGAGCCTCAGTTCAAAGCACCCTTTCTTGGGTTCACAAGGACTGCAGAAATATGGAATTCGAGGGCTTGTATGATTGGCCTCATTGGGACTTTCGTTGTGGAACTG ATCATAAACAAGGGAATACTTCAATTGATTGGAGTGGATATTGGGAAAGGTCTGGATCTTCCTCTATGA
- the LOC131322039 gene encoding putative cyclin-D7-1: protein MDSLLCDEVWLTENSKSDSRHNVNGCFYTTKEDCREAFEICLQKELSYMPESGYRDHLQSSGLSLARFRAMLWLAKSQSRLNLSCQSVFNAANYFDRFLSSKQCKGWKYWMFELLAIACLSVASKFGETAHPFHEIQMEDLDHSFQSNLIQWMELTLLKTLGWRLGSVTAYSYIELLMSNFIDTLSSFLLGELTTRVNELLLGALSDSELVEFRPCTIAISAVKCVIKELELPSTANSHLAYINSLIPGDQKDDIIKCHKILEGKLAYPLLLHNSMDRRRYCICPPSPVTVLKREQVEACGCQGDHLSLFKMPNLKSSNMIKWKREVDHDQCDEIGTEL, encoded by the exons ATGGATAGCCTTCTCTGTGATGAAGTTTGGCTCACCGAAAATTCTAAGTCGGATAGCAGGCACAACGTTAACGGTTGCTTCTACACTACTAAGGAAGATTGCAGAGAAGCTTTTGAAATTTGCCTGCAAAAGGAGTTGAGTTACATGCCTGAATCGGGATATCGAGATCATCTCCAATCCTCTGGTTTGAGTTTAGCCAGATTCAGAGCCATGCTGTGGCTCGCCAAG TCTCAAAGCCGGTTGAATCTGTCATGCCAAAGTGTTTTCAATGCTGCAAATTACTTTGATCGATTCCTCTCCTCGAAGCAATGCAAA GGTTGGAAATATTGGATGTTTGAATTACTGGCCATTGCATGCTTATCTGTTGCCTCCAAGTTTGGTGAGACAGCCCATCCTTTCCATGAAATTCAG ATGGAAGATCTTGACCACTCATTTCAATCTAACTTGATCCAATGGATGGAATTGACCCTACTGAAGACCTTAGGGTGGCGACTTGGCTCCGTAACAGCTTATTCCTACATAGAATTGTTGATGAGTAATTTCATTGATACCCTCAGTTCTTTCCTGCTTGGAGAGTTAACTACAAGAGTCAATGAGCTACTTCTTGGTGCCCTTTCTG ATTCTGAACTTGTAGAGTTCCGGCCGTGTACTATCGCTATATCTGCGGTCAAATGTGTTATCAAAGAATTGGAGCTTCCATCAACAGCTAATTCTCACCTTGCATATATCAATAGTCTCATTCCTGGAGATCAAAAG GATGATATAATCAAGTGCCACAAGATCCTGGAAGGGAAACTGGCTTACCCATTACTACTTCACAACTCAATGGATAGAAGAAGGTATTGTATTTGCCCTCCAAGCCCAGTCACCGTATTGAAAAGGGAGCAGGTTGAAGCATGTGGTTGCCAAGGTGATCATTTGTCCCTTTTCAAGATGCCTAATCTCAAATCAAGCAACATGATCAAGTGGAAGAGGGAAGTTGATCATGATCAATGTGATGAAATTGGGACAGAGTTGTAA
- the LOC131322041 gene encoding L-type lectin-domain containing receptor kinase IV.1-like, producing MFLTPLFSLSPLLLLLLALLPSTPAKDHLSFTFNNFKAASRNLTLDGIAEFTPSGLLALTNGTRQENGHAFFPTPFPFKPSPNASISSFSTSFIFSIIADYPTLSGHGIVFVVAPAPGLPGALSSHWLGLFNETNNRKSTNHVVAVELDAIYSSEFQDIHDNHVGIDINGLDSVAFKAAGYYSNGRFQNLNLISGKAMQVWVEYDGGKKEMNVTLAPVHLPKPSTPLLTLSKDLSPILNQTMYVGFSSSTGSVPTSHYILAWSFKINGLADGFDFSHLPKLPRIGPKKVSRLLTIGLPLSLVLVFGVLSGIVYYVRRKRKFAEVLEDWELDYGPHRFKYKDLYIATKGFKEKGLLGSGGFGRVYRGVLPTSKIEVAVKRFSHESVQGMKEFVAEIVSIGRLRHRNLVQLLGYCRRKGELLLVYDYMPNGSLDKLLYDQPSCTLNWRQRFQVIKGVASGLFYLHEHWEQVVVHRDVKASNVLLDGEMNGRLGDFGLARLSDHGTDPQTTNVAGTLGYLAPEHTRTGKATTSTDVYAFGAFLLEVVCGRRPIEPRAAAEDLVLVDWVFSFWRRGEVLRTIDPKLGSEFVVEEVELVLKLGLMCSDSEPTARPNMRQVVEYLEGDIPLPELKLMGISAAGLTFAQREGFNDFALSSSMENAFSHSSSVPGSLL from the coding sequence ATGTTTCTCactcctcttttttctctctctcctctcctcctcctcctcctcgctctcctccCGTCCACACCCGCCAAAGACCACCTCAGCTTCACCTTCAACAATTTCAAAGCCGCCTCACGAAACCTCACCCTCGACGGCATAGCCGAGTTCACACCCTCAGGTCTCCTAGCCCTCACCAACGGCACCCGCCAAGAAAACGGCCATGCCTTTTTCCCCACGCCATTCCCCTTCAAACCCTCACCGAACGCCTCCATTTCCTCCTTCTCCACctccttcatcttctccataATCGCCGATTACCCCACCCTCTCCGGTCACGGCATCGTTTTCGTAGTGGCCCCCGCCCCGGGCCTCCCCGGTGCCCTCTCCAGCCATTGGTTGGGCCTCTTCAATGAAACCAATAACAGGAAATCAACCAACCACGTGGTTGCGGTAGAGCTTGATGCTATATACAGTAGCGAGTTTCAAGATATACATGATAACCATGTTGGCATTGACATTAATGGGCTGGACTCTGTTGCATTTAAGGCAGCTGGGTACTATTCAAATGGGAGGTTTCAGAATTTGAATCTGATCAGCGGTAAGGCGATGCAAGTTTGGGTTGAATACGATGGGGGGAAGAAGGAAATGAATGTTACTCTGGCTCCGGTTCATTTGCCCAAGCCAAGCACGCCTCTATTGACTCTTTCTAAGGATCTTTCCCCGATCTTGAACCAAACTATGTATGTTGGGTTCTCTTCCTCAACTGGATCAGTCCCAACTTCCCATTATATCTTGGCTTGGAGCTTTAAGATTAATGGATTGGCTGATGGGTTTGATTTCTCTCACCTCCCTAAACTTCCTCGCATCGGACCCAAGAAAGTTTCTAGGCTTCTGACAATTGGGTTGCCTTTAAGTTTAGTTTTGGTGTTTGGAGTGCTTTCGGGGATAGTTTATTACGTTAGAAGGAAGAGGAAGTTTGCTGAAGTGCTTGAAGATTGGGAACTTGACTATGGGCCTCATAGGTTCAAGTACAAGGACTTATATATTGCCACCAAAGGGTTTAAGGAAAAGGGGCTCTTGGGTAGTGGGGGATTTGGTCGGGTTTATAGAGGAGTACTACCTACTTCAAAAATTGAGGTTGCAGTGAAGAGGTTCTCACATGAATCTGTGCAAGGAATGAAGGAATTCGTGGCGGAAATCGTTAGTATTGGACGTTTGCGCCACCGGAATTTAGTTCAACTCTTGGGTTATTGTCGCCGAAAAGGGGAGCTCCTTTTGGTCTATGACTACATGCCTAATGGAAGTCTAGATAAATTGCTCTACGACCAGCCGAGTTGTACCCTCAATTGGCGGCAAAGATTTCAAGTCATCAAGGGAGTGGCGTCAGGCCTTTTCTATTTACACGAACACTGGGAGCAAGTTGTTGTGCATAGAGATGTCAAGGCAAGTAATGTGTTGTTGGATGGCGAAATGAATGGGAGATTGGGCGATTTTGGGCTAGCTAGATTGTCTGATCATGGAACCGATCCACAAACCACTAATGTGGCTGGAACACTTGGGTATCTTGCACCAGAGCACACTAGAACTGGAAAGGCCACAACTAGCACCGATGTGTATGCTTTCGGTGCCTTTTTGCTTGAGGTGGTTTGTGGGAGGAGGCCCATCGAGCCACGAGCAGCAGCAGAGGACTTAGTTTTGGTGGATTGGGTGTTTTCCTTTTGGAGGAGAGGGGAAGTTTTGCGAACCATTGATCCTAAATTGGGGAGTGAGTttgtagtggaggaagtggagttggttTTGAAGCTGGGTTTGATGTGTTCCGACTCTGAGCCAACCGCCAGGCCGAATATGAGGCAAGTTGTGGAGTATTTGGAGGGAGATATTCCTCTACCAGAGTTGAAACTGATGGGTATTTCTGCCGCGGGTCTAACGTTTGCTCAGCGCGAAGGGTTTAACGATTTTGCACTGTCGTCTTCTATGGAGAACGCGTTCTCGCACTCGTCTTCTGTCCCAGGGTCCCTTCTCTGA